The nucleotide window GCCTGCTGGGTATGACCGTTTCGGCGCGTCAGAGGGCGTACATTGTCTGGGGGTATGTCAACTGACTCCATGTTTGACTCCAAGGCAAAATGTCGATCCACTTCCTGAAAGAGAGCACATTGTTCGTCATCTCGAGGAAAATTGCAAATTGGTTCAATGCGATATgactgttttgaagaaaacagcACTTCTATACTTGCCATATCTACACAAGGGGGATGCGTCACGTGATTTTAATAATTACCACACCAATGTATTTTGCCTACTCCTTTGTGACAAAAGAATGCTAAAATTATATtaccaatacacagatttgaaATCGTGAAAGATGTATTCGATATTTTATATCGTTTAGATATAAAAAGATGTAATCATTTAGATATAATATTTCGTCGTAAAAATCAATTGAAAATCCCCAATAGTCACAAAATAATTGCAGGCAAAATATCGATACACAGGAAGATAGAGTTTGTTTCGAACAACTTTTAGAAACGAACTATTCATGTAAAAGTTACCGAAAACTGCTTTCCGAACCCAATGCATACTTATCGGCATTGCATTTgtgatttcaatatatttttattttaatttcgcTTAGCCTGGAGTTGACATGTGATATTTAGTACACTGAGACCAGACACAACGTAAAACCACGTGGGTAAAAGTACAAGAACTACTATGCTCCATACAACAGCTGTAACTTTACTACTCCCCGTAAGTCGCTTTTATACCACGGCTTTCGTTGTCCAAATAGTTACCTGGTATCTGCGTTTCCTGGTTGTCTGTCCACTAATTTCTCTTCTGCCGCTCAGTTTATTCAGGTAGTAGATGAACGTGAACTGCAACAGGATCAGGAACACCAGGAGTTGACAAGTCGCCAACCAAACATCAAGGGCCTGAAATGGACAAAAgaacataaacaacaatttaATCTAATTATGATTCGATGATCATAGCATAGAAATTATGATACCGatttatatttataattttGACGACGTAAACACAAAAATCTAACTATCTATCTTTTACAtttaaactactgctactggtACCAAGCGTTATCTTACACTTTCAACAACATTTCGCTTTCAGCATCTCACTTGGTGTCGTTTTTCAGCCGTATTGAATATACTAACTCCGATCTGTACTTATGTTATAAATGCACCCTTCCGCATATTACGTGAACGCTGACTTGCTACAGAGCTCAGagaatgttcatttttgttacaaAATGAAGAAATCTTTCATTGAAGTTTCGATAGTGTAAGACAATACGCcattaaaaaaaattccccGTGCTGCTTATTCCGCTTAGCTATTTAAAGCGCCCTTTTTGCCGTGTATTTCCTTTACGTTCGGAAGTACAACACGTTTTTCGCAATGAACTATTCTAtgtcatatttttcattgtattttggccatttattgtattattttgaCACCTCTTACAAGCTGGTGAAATCTGGCTGGCACGGTACTGAAACAGTAGCTGTCAAATATGACTTATAAGAATGGCCTTGACATTAAAGATTTATATTTTTGCCTAGACTCTCCAAGGGAAACTATCATCCATTATTCTTTAAAAGCAGTAAAACCATATAGGGTCCCCAAGCAAATTTGGTACAATCcctagagaaacaaaatgaccaaaaatttctggtatttgaaattcaatatggtcgTTACCCCAAGATCAACTCTATTACGGAAAATCACCATAACGAGAAACCATGCTCcaacaaaatgttttgaaaattagaaagtctgaatatctttcCACAGAGTGCAGTCTGCTGTAGATATTTAGTTAGTTAATATCTTTTGTCTGCTGTGAATAGATATCTCGACTGATCCTGGCGGGTACAGCAAGCCAGGGGTCATTAAATATTGACGTCATGCACGCTGAAAATCGTTTCAACCCATGACGACTGATTTTAATTAGAGTTCTGTGATGTGATTATAAAACACAGCAATACAGTGATTTAGTCCCCTGTATAGATAATAATAGAACAGGtgagtaaaaacaaacaaacaaacgaaatatcaaataaatgaaTGCATTGACAGATAAACAACGTGCAAACAATCATCCAATAAGTGtgctataaaaataaaataaaaaattacagaaacgtAATTGGGTATGAATGacctcaaaaaatattaaagataataggaacaaaaaagaaagaaaaggctgtagacagacagacagacagacatactttTTGAAACATAAGATGGTATAGCTGAATTTTGCTGGTTGACATTTGGTATGAATGAccttaaaaaatattaaagataatgggaacaaaaaagaaagaaaaggctgcagacagacagacagacatactttTTGAAACATAAGATGGTATAGCTGAATTTTGCTGGTTGACATTTCGCATGGTTATAATCCGTACTTACAGTTACGTAAGCAACCTTAGGTATCTCGCTTCTCAACCAGCTTGACTGCGTCACCAAGGCCAATATCGTGGTGATTCCCAGCGAGGCTCTAGCCGGCGACGACACCGACGCGTCTATCCACAGGGTTAGCCAGGCGATGATGACCAGCGCCGCACTCGGTATGTAGACTTGGAGAAGGTAGAAGCCCAGCTCACGGTCCAGTTTGAAAGACATCTCCACATAACTGTaatttgctacagatgttgaaaataaacatgATCAACTAGAGGGTAAACCACCAGATCACGGTGAAAAATTCCCATACCAAATCCAATTCTATGAGCTGAATATACACATGACATATGCGACTACGTGTGTAGgaaattttggggaaaaaagcTTGAGTAATAGCGATCAGATATAGAGGTATAATTccaagaaaagagaaaaaaatagcTTATGAAAAACTCAGTGGTACAAAACCAATACCCAATAGAAATTCAGTAATTACGCTTTAATAATTTCGTGACATGAATTCACTTTAAATGAAGAAATCCATATTAATAGGCCTCAGTCTGAAATCATAATTACGTGAGCAGGTCATTTATTTGATTGACCCTAATGATATACAGAACACATTCATCGCTCATTAAACTGAAGACAATAGAGCTATATACTATGTTTCTCACTAATGTAAAAGTAATCACGATATACTAATTAATCACAAAATATGACACTAAGGTAAATGAGATATTGTTATGAATTGCGAtgataaataaaagaaaatcgaTATTGTGCTTTCTTTGCCAAAGCAAACATAATATTTTCCTATCATTCAATGAATTAGTTTTCA belongs to Ptychodera flava strain L36383 chromosome 17, AS_Pfla_20210202, whole genome shotgun sequence and includes:
- the LOC139115870 gene encoding glycine receptor subunit alpha-4-like, with the translated sequence MVELHASPKKNSLMRIYQNGSIDYSVRLSLRSSCHMDLHNFPFDEQECSEKVSSYAYTIDDILVKWSESDIMVNEGVRLPQYILSEWVKNEGQESNHAANYSYVEMSFKLDRELGFYLLQVYIPSAALVIIAWLTLWIDASVSSPARASLGITTILALVTQSSWLRSEIPKVAYVTALDVWLATCQLLVFLILLQFTFIYYLNKLSGRREISGQTTRKRRYQEVDRHFALESNMESVDIPPDNVRPLTRRNGHTQQAVRGRDDSTYRRGLPKRRAIYSKLAHQTDKYSRIVFLVLFLTFNLFYWPTYTILRSPMHH